The window GTTGCCTTCGCCACGTGCTGCTGAGTTTGTGCTCATGGGATAGCATGCGTAGGAATGAACGGAATTTGGTGAGTTGAGTCCCATAAGATCTTCTCCAAGATTAAATTTAAGTAGAAACATACGGCACTAATATTTTAACATATATCAAATAACTAAAAGCTAAAATAAACAAGATACATGTATGTAAATATTATTGGTCATGCCTTTCGTAGCTTCAATATATGTACTCATGTTCATGTACCATATTTTGATCGACTCTTTTGGATCATAACTCCATATTCTAAAATAAAGCAATGGCTATGACTGAATTCATATTGCATCTGACACTGTAACGAGTTTGGAGCAATTTAGATTCTAACATGAAAAGATAATTGTATATCATGCATCTGCAAGTCCTATATATTTGAAACTTAATATTgtcgtaattattattatttttaacactATCatatctgactataatattgcaACAGGTACATAATAAGGGATCTCGCCACATTGCTGCAGAATCAAGGGTGAGAGCAAGTGAATTATCAAAACGGAATGAATTACACAAGAGAATAGCCTTATCTGAAGATTCTACTGGTCTTTCAAGTTCTGATATTTTAGTGCAACAAGGGAAGAGTTCAGGGTTCCATAACAAGCCACTCATCCAAAAGACCATGAAGGCAATTTTAGAAACAAAGAGCAACCAAACGGAGAATCCAAAATTTGTTGTTGCTGGTCACAAAACTGAACTAGGAACACGATCTTCTGTGTGTGATTCAAAACACTCTCCTGCTACTGATGGCATCAGAGAGCCATCCGGAAATGATGCTTGTGAGTCTAGTAACAGCAATGAAAAAAAATTACTGATGACTGCAGCAACTAATAAGATGCTTACTGATTGGCATTCGGAGTTTAGTGAGCGCCGAGAGAAAGAACTCAAATTTACTTCTGCAGGTTGGAAGAGGGATTGTCATGGAAAATGGTACAGAGATGAAAACGTGAGTTCTGCTGCTATTTTATGCAATATACTTTGAATAAGTCAACTAATTAATTTTTAGCTCTGTATCTAGGCACAATATTCTTGTTGCATGTGCATATTTAACGTATGAGTAATCGTGGTGGTCTTAAGTATACCCGGT of the Musa acuminata AAA Group cultivar baxijiao chromosome BXJ2-10, Cavendish_Baxijiao_AAA, whole genome shotgun sequence genome contains:
- the LOC135585358 gene encoding uncharacterized protein LOC135585358, whose amino-acid sequence is MSTYGGDSWAREAHHRKRRVDDLMLSSSSSFRDASFPSFKKLSNGKYACLVCPHKPILDTPLMLSVHNKGSRHIAAESRVRASELSKRNELHKRIALSEDSTGLSSSDILVQQGKSSGFHNKPLIQKTMKAILETKSNQTENPKFVVAGHKTELGTRSSVCDSKHSPATDGIREPSGNDACESSNSNEKKLLMTAATNKMLTDWHSEFSERREKELKFTSAGWKRDCHGKWYRDENVEFDSDEEDPNITLR